Proteins encoded within one genomic window of Microbacterium soli:
- a CDS encoding adenylosuccinate synthase gives MPGIVIVGVQWGDEGKGKATDLLGERTGWVVKFNGGNNAGHTVVVGDEKYALHLLPSGILTPGVTPVIGNGVVVDLEVLFSEIEALSARGVDVSRLKISANAHLITQYHRTLDKVTERFLGKRNIGTTGRGIGPAYADKINRVGLRVQDLFDENILRQKVEGALDQKNHLLVKVFNRRAITCDEIVDELLSYTERLRPMVADTGHLVAEALDRGEIVVFEGGQATMLDIDHGTYPFVTSSTATAAGAAAGSGVGPNRLDRIVGIVKAYTTRVGSGPFPTELLDEQGEWLRKTGFEYGTTTGRLRRTGWYDAPITRYATRVNGITDLVLTKLDVLTGLERIPVCVAYDVDGRHFDDVPVNQTDFHHAKPIYEYFPGWTEDISAARSFEDMPENARNYVLALERMSNTRISVIGVGPEREQVVVRHDLVD, from the coding sequence ATGCCAGGAATCGTGATCGTCGGCGTCCAGTGGGGCGATGAGGGCAAGGGCAAGGCGACCGACCTGCTCGGCGAGCGCACCGGCTGGGTCGTCAAGTTCAACGGCGGGAACAACGCCGGACACACGGTCGTCGTCGGCGACGAGAAGTACGCCCTGCACCTGCTGCCCTCCGGCATCCTCACCCCCGGCGTCACCCCGGTCATCGGCAACGGCGTGGTCGTCGACCTCGAGGTCCTCTTCAGCGAGATCGAGGCGCTCTCGGCCCGTGGTGTGGACGTGTCCCGGCTGAAGATCAGCGCCAACGCTCACCTGATCACCCAGTACCACCGCACGCTCGACAAGGTCACCGAGCGCTTCCTCGGCAAGCGCAACATCGGCACCACCGGCCGCGGCATCGGCCCCGCCTACGCCGACAAGATCAACCGCGTCGGCCTGCGCGTGCAGGACCTGTTCGACGAGAACATCCTGCGCCAGAAGGTGGAGGGCGCGCTCGACCAGAAGAACCACCTGCTGGTGAAGGTCTTCAACCGGCGGGCGATCACGTGCGACGAGATCGTGGACGAGCTGCTGTCCTACACCGAGCGGCTGCGCCCCATGGTCGCCGACACGGGTCACCTCGTCGCCGAGGCGCTCGACCGCGGCGAGATCGTCGTCTTCGAGGGCGGGCAGGCCACCATGCTCGACATCGACCACGGCACCTACCCGTTCGTCACCTCGTCCACCGCGACCGCCGCGGGGGCCGCCGCCGGCTCCGGCGTGGGGCCGAACAGGCTCGACCGCATCGTCGGCATCGTCAAGGCGTACACCACCCGGGTGGGCTCCGGCCCGTTCCCCACCGAGCTGCTCGACGAGCAGGGCGAGTGGCTGCGCAAGACGGGCTTCGAGTACGGCACCACGACGGGACGGCTGCGCCGCACCGGCTGGTACGACGCCCCCATCACCCGCTACGCCACGCGCGTGAACGGCATCACCGACCTCGTGCTCACCAAGCTCGACGTGCTCACGGGCCTCGAGCGGATCCCCGTGTGCGTGGCCTACGACGTCGACGGCCGGCACTTCGACGACGTGCCCGTCAACCAGACCGACTTCCACCACGCCAAGCCGATCTACGAGTACTTCCCGGGCTGGACCGAAGACATCTCGGCGGCGCGCTCCTTCGAGGACATGCCCGAGAACGCCCGGAACTACGTGCTGGCCCTGGAGCGGATGAGCAACACCCGCATCTCGGTCATCGGGGTGGGCCCCGAGCGCGAGCAGGTCGTCGTCCGTCACGACCTCGTCGACTGA
- a CDS encoding MoxR family ATPase, protein MTDLPVPGAASPASPPVPAAPPPAPPAPATAAPAPPIPPIPPIPPIPAAPASAVRAAQAAPSAPSTPPANAAAQDPAAADDLARAQRILQVISDSYSTKMVGQDRLRSSLLIALLAGGHILLESVPGLAKTTAASTLADTVKASFKRIQCTPDLLPSDITGSQIYDAATGTFRTVLGPVHANFVLLDEINRSSAKTQSAMLEAMQERQTTIGGEVHPLPRPFLVIATQNPIEQEGTYELPEAQMDRFLLKEIVEYPSPAEEFEILGRIDSGVLDPDRHVPGVISLEHVRELQEIAARVYTDPAIRNYIVQLAYVTRNPAPYIGEERARFIKYGASPRASIAFLQASRARALLDGRMHVLPEDVRALRHLVLRHRVLLTFEAEAEGVRSEEIIDQIFASVPTP, encoded by the coding sequence ATGACCGACCTTCCGGTGCCCGGTGCCGCCTCACCCGCATCGCCGCCCGTGCCCGCCGCGCCGCCGCCCGCACCCCCCGCCCCGGCGACGGCCGCTCCCGCGCCGCCGATCCCACCGATCCCTCCGATCCCGCCGATCCCGGCCGCGCCCGCGTCGGCCGTCCGGGCTGCACAGGCCGCGCCCAGCGCACCCTCGACGCCCCCGGCGAACGCGGCCGCACAGGACCCCGCCGCCGCGGACGACCTCGCCCGCGCGCAGCGCATCCTCCAGGTCATCTCCGACTCCTACTCCACCAAGATGGTCGGCCAGGATCGGTTGCGCAGCAGCCTGCTCATCGCGCTGCTCGCCGGCGGGCACATCCTGCTGGAGTCCGTGCCGGGCCTTGCCAAGACCACCGCCGCGAGCACGCTGGCAGACACCGTGAAGGCCAGCTTCAAACGCATCCAGTGCACCCCCGACCTGCTGCCCAGCGACATCACCGGCAGTCAGATCTACGATGCTGCGACCGGCACGTTCCGCACCGTGCTGGGCCCCGTGCACGCCAACTTCGTGCTGCTCGACGAGATCAACCGCTCCAGCGCCAAGACCCAGTCGGCCATGCTCGAGGCCATGCAGGAGCGGCAGACCACGATCGGCGGAGAGGTGCATCCGCTCCCGAGACCGTTCCTCGTGATCGCCACGCAGAACCCCATCGAGCAGGAGGGCACCTACGAGCTGCCCGAGGCGCAGATGGACCGCTTCCTGCTCAAGGAGATCGTCGAGTATCCGAGCCCCGCCGAGGAGTTCGAGATCCTCGGACGCATCGACTCCGGCGTCCTCGACCCCGACCGTCACGTGCCCGGTGTGATCTCGCTGGAGCACGTGCGCGAACTGCAGGAGATCGCCGCGCGCGTCTACACCGACCCGGCGATCCGGAACTACATCGTCCAGCTGGCGTACGTCACCCGAAACCCGGCGCCGTACATCGGCGAGGAGCGCGCGCGCTTCATCAAATACGGCGCGAGCCCCCGCGCGAGCATCGCGTTCCTGCAGGCGTCACGGGCGCGGGCGCTGCTCGACGGGCGCATGCACGTGCTGCCGGAGGACGTCCGCGCGCTGCGGCACCTCGTGCTGCGGCACCGGGTGCTGCTGACCTTCGAGGCGGAGGCCGAGGGCGTGCGCAGTGAGGAGATCATCGACCAGATCTTCGCCTCCGTCCCCACCCCGTGA
- a CDS encoding M14 family metallopeptidase: MSNNLFAPTELDWSAGAEIVTSPDQITLSPGTRGQWRIPITRRSSGENLMMNVHGVRGVKDGPTLALVAAVHGDAISGTRTVMETIQRIDPQKLSGTVLAVPVANPVAFESNTRTTGQGMNTDMNNMNRVFPGNRGGWVTQKLANALTEYVLDRADAVVDYHCGSDTSINYVLTIGDENGDEPDSFNFARLMGTPFVFAHDADPFTGTIDGYMKSRGKLCAVAEQGGDTLPAGWYDLAANRVDNFFSAMGMMDVERTMPDKQLLMYERYLVRMDHGGIYIPEVDESALSTMIEGGTLLGRVIDPHSLEVIQEVRAPYEQSAILMMRPTMSRVNPGDYGFIISDGASGRWIDSPKEWMVPLG, translated from the coding sequence ATGAGCAACAACCTGTTCGCCCCCACGGAACTGGACTGGTCGGCAGGCGCGGAGATCGTCACCTCCCCGGATCAGATCACCCTGTCACCCGGAACGCGCGGGCAGTGGCGCATCCCGATCACGCGCCGGTCCTCGGGAGAGAACCTGATGATGAACGTCCACGGCGTTCGCGGTGTCAAGGACGGCCCCACGCTGGCCCTGGTCGCCGCCGTCCACGGCGACGCCATCTCCGGCACCCGCACGGTGATGGAGACCATCCAGCGGATCGACCCGCAGAAGCTCTCCGGGACGGTCCTCGCCGTTCCGGTGGCGAACCCGGTCGCGTTCGAGTCGAACACTCGCACCACCGGTCAGGGCATGAACACGGACATGAACAACATGAACCGCGTCTTCCCCGGAAACCGCGGCGGCTGGGTCACGCAGAAGCTGGCGAACGCGCTCACCGAGTACGTCCTCGACCGTGCGGATGCGGTCGTCGACTACCACTGCGGCAGCGATACGTCCATCAACTACGTGCTGACCATCGGCGATGAGAACGGCGACGAGCCGGACAGCTTCAACTTCGCCCGTCTGATGGGCACGCCGTTCGTGTTCGCGCACGACGCCGATCCGTTCACCGGCACGATCGACGGCTACATGAAGTCGCGCGGCAAGCTGTGCGCCGTGGCCGAGCAGGGCGGTGACACCCTCCCGGCCGGCTGGTACGACCTCGCCGCGAACCGCGTCGACAACTTCTTCTCCGCCATGGGGATGATGGACGTCGAGCGCACGATGCCCGACAAGCAGCTGCTCATGTACGAGCGCTACCTGGTCCGCATGGACCACGGCGGCATCTACATCCCCGAGGTCGACGAGAGCGCCCTGTCGACGATGATCGAGGGCGGGACGCTGCTCGGTCGCGTCATCGACCCGCACTCGCTGGAGGTCATCCAGGAGGTCCGCGCTCCCTATGAGCAGTCGGCGATCCTCATGATGCGTCCGACGATGAGCAGGGTGAACCCGGGCGACTACGGGTTCATCATCTCCGACGGCGCCAGCGGCCGGTGGATCGACTCCCCGAAGGAGTGGATGGTCCCGCTCGGTTGA
- a CDS encoding ABC transporter ATP-binding protein encodes MSDDVIVKVRGLNKQYRARGASGISRDLVHAVSDIDLDIRRGETLGLVGESGCGKTTLSRMIVRLLAPTSGSIEFDGSDVSSLRGSALKQFRRRAQIVFQDPYASLDPRTTVGESMAESLVHHGVGDRAERRRRVAEMLEMVGLQASHANRYPHEFSGGQRQRIGIGRALILKPDLLVADEPVSALDVSVQAQILNLLRDLQKELNLTVLFVAHNLAVVENVSDRVAVMYLGRVVEMASREEIFANPQHPYTETLLRAVPTAHPRNRRTVRLNLGEVPSPLNPPAGCAFHPRCEIARSGLCDREPPRLMPVPAGAADHQASCFLRAGEGAEPRTAG; translated from the coding sequence ATGAGCGATGACGTCATCGTCAAGGTGCGCGGTCTGAACAAGCAGTACCGCGCTCGCGGGGCCAGTGGGATCTCGCGCGATCTCGTGCACGCGGTGAGCGACATCGACCTGGACATCCGTCGCGGTGAGACGCTCGGCCTGGTCGGCGAATCCGGATGCGGCAAGACGACGCTGTCCCGGATGATCGTGCGCCTGCTCGCTCCGACCAGCGGATCGATCGAGTTCGACGGGAGCGACGTCAGCTCGCTGCGGGGCTCCGCGCTGAAGCAGTTCCGCCGTCGTGCGCAGATCGTGTTCCAGGACCCGTACGCCTCGCTCGACCCGCGCACGACCGTGGGCGAGAGCATGGCGGAGAGCCTGGTGCACCATGGCGTCGGCGACCGTGCGGAGCGCCGTCGCCGTGTCGCCGAGATGCTGGAGATGGTGGGTCTGCAGGCATCCCACGCGAACCGCTACCCGCATGAGTTCTCGGGCGGTCAGCGTCAGCGCATCGGCATCGGCCGCGCGCTGATCCTCAAACCCGACCTGCTGGTGGCGGATGAGCCGGTTTCGGCGCTCGACGTCTCGGTGCAGGCGCAGATCCTCAATCTGCTCCGCGATCTGCAGAAGGAACTGAACCTCACCGTCCTGTTCGTGGCGCACAATCTCGCCGTCGTGGAGAACGTGTCCGACCGGGTCGCGGTGATGTACCTCGGCCGGGTCGTGGAGATGGCGAGCCGCGAGGAGATCTTCGCCAACCCGCAGCATCCCTACACCGAGACGCTCCTGCGGGCCGTGCCCACGGCGCACCCGCGCAACCGGCGCACGGTGCGGCTGAACCTCGGCGAGGTGCCCTCGCCGCTGAACCCGCCGGCGGGATGCGCCTTCCACCCGCGGTGCGAGATCGCACGGAGCGGACTGTGCGACCGTGAGCCGCCACGGCTCATGCCGGTGCCCGCAGGGGCCGCCGACCACCAGGCGTCCTGCTTCCTACGGGCGGGCGAGGGCGCCGAGCCTCGCACGGCCGGGTGA
- a CDS encoding ABC transporter ATP-binding protein produces MTDTTLSEMSGSEGRASSEPVLRVRDLRTRFELPGGDFNAVDGVSFDVEAGRTMCLVGESGCGKSMTSLSVMGLVPSPGKVVSGEVLLNGRNIADLRPRELQKIRGSEVSMVFQQPLSALNPSYRVGTQIREVFTLHRDWTRAEQTEAIIARLRDVGMPDPEARLKAFPHELSGGMAQRVMIAMALACEPDVLIADEPTTALDVTMQAQILDLVAELQKSRGTAVVFITHDLGVVAEIADDVAVMYAGEIVEKTGVEALFDNPMHPYTKGLIKSAPLLGAAGERLVVIPGNVPNLADVGPGCRFASRCTARIEAGLTACESHHPQLREIEPGHSVRCWLYDDTAPVAGSGEEA; encoded by the coding sequence ATGACAGACACGACCCTGTCGGAGATGTCGGGTTCCGAGGGCCGGGCGTCCTCGGAACCCGTGCTCCGAGTGCGTGACCTGCGCACACGATTCGAGCTGCCGGGCGGTGACTTCAACGCCGTGGACGGGGTGTCCTTCGACGTCGAGGCCGGACGCACGATGTGCCTGGTCGGCGAGTCCGGCTGCGGGAAGTCCATGACCTCGCTGTCTGTGATGGGGCTGGTCCCCTCGCCGGGCAAGGTGGTCTCGGGCGAGGTGCTGCTGAACGGCCGCAACATCGCCGACCTCCGGCCGCGCGAGCTGCAGAAGATCCGCGGCAGCGAAGTCTCCATGGTGTTCCAGCAGCCGCTCTCCGCACTGAACCCGAGCTATCGGGTGGGGACGCAGATCCGGGAGGTCTTCACGCTGCACCGCGACTGGACGCGCGCCGAGCAGACGGAGGCGATCATCGCCCGTCTGCGCGACGTGGGCATGCCCGACCCCGAGGCCCGCCTCAAGGCGTTCCCGCACGAGCTCTCCGGCGGCATGGCGCAGCGCGTCATGATCGCGATGGCGCTGGCGTGCGAGCCCGACGTGCTCATCGCGGACGAGCCGACGACGGCGCTGGATGTGACCATGCAGGCGCAGATCCTCGACCTGGTCGCCGAACTGCAGAAGTCGCGCGGCACCGCCGTGGTCTTCATCACGCACGACCTGGGCGTCGTCGCCGAGATCGCGGATGACGTCGCCGTCATGTATGCCGGGGAGATCGTGGAGAAGACCGGCGTCGAGGCGCTCTTCGACAATCCGATGCACCCGTACACGAAGGGCCTCATCAAGTCTGCGCCGCTGCTGGGCGCGGCCGGTGAGCGGCTCGTCGTGATCCCGGGGAACGTCCCCAATCTCGCCGACGTCGGTCCGGGATGCCGATTCGCGTCCCGATGCACGGCCCGGATCGAGGCGGGGCTGACGGCCTGCGAATCGCACCATCCGCAGCTGCGCGAGATCGAACCGGGGCACAGCGTTCGGTGCTGGCTGTACGACGACACCGCACCGGTGGCGGGCAGTGGGGAGGAGGCGTAG
- a CDS encoding ABC transporter permease gives MSQRADTATRTKKRAEPESAFGAALVQLRRNPGAIFSVVIIVVVVISALGADLIAPFDPNQQDLSMRLMPPGSVDAEGHHRWLGTDALGRDVLSGVIHGTRISLTVALSAVVLGLGIGLLLGVLSGYYRGWIDTIIMRAVDVTIVMPFFLMALVLRIALGPGLGSIIVALGVSGWALYARLVRGEVLSLRNREYVLASQAAGANGWYIMMRRITPHVIPSLLVFASLQVGVVIVAEASLTFLGLGVPPDVPSWGTMLATGRDYLVRAWWVATFPGVAIVLTVLSLNIFGDWLRDVRDPKLG, from the coding sequence ATGTCGCAAAGAGCTGACACCGCCACGCGCACCAAGAAGAGGGCGGAGCCCGAGAGCGCCTTCGGCGCCGCACTGGTCCAACTGCGCAGGAATCCGGGCGCGATCTTCTCGGTGGTGATCATCGTCGTCGTGGTGATCTCCGCTCTGGGAGCGGACCTCATCGCCCCGTTCGACCCCAACCAGCAGGATCTCTCGATGCGCCTCATGCCGCCGGGGAGCGTCGACGCGGAGGGGCACCACCGGTGGCTGGGGACTGATGCTCTCGGCCGGGATGTGCTCAGCGGCGTGATCCACGGCACGCGGATCTCGCTCACCGTGGCGCTGTCCGCGGTGGTCCTGGGGCTCGGCATCGGGCTGCTGCTCGGGGTGCTGTCGGGGTACTACCGCGGCTGGATCGACACGATCATCATGCGGGCCGTGGATGTGACGATCGTCATGCCGTTCTTCCTCATGGCGCTCGTGCTGCGCATCGCGCTGGGCCCCGGGCTCGGCAGCATCATCGTCGCCCTCGGCGTGTCCGGCTGGGCCCTGTACGCCCGCCTCGTGCGGGGCGAGGTGCTGAGCCTGCGGAACCGGGAGTACGTCCTCGCCTCGCAGGCCGCCGGAGCGAACGGCTGGTACATCATGATGCGGCGCATCACACCGCACGTGATCCCCTCGCTCCTCGTGTTCGCCAGCCTCCAGGTCGGCGTCGTGATCGTCGCCGAGGCGTCCCTGACGTTCCTGGGACTGGGCGTCCCGCCGGATGTGCCCAGCTGGGGGACGATGCTGGCCACCGGCCGCGACTACCTGGTGCGCGCCTGGTGGGTGGCGACCTTCCCCGGTGTCGCGATCGTGCTGACGGTGCTCTCCCTGAACATCTTCGGCGACTGGCTGCGCGATGTCCGGGATCCGAAACTCGGCTGA
- a CDS encoding ABC transporter permease, whose protein sequence is MKITLAILTRIGQTIVTVFLLVTVVFFLLRVVGDPAELMVAPEASRDDIDALRARFGLDQPILVQYWNYLTGLVRFDFGMSMTQNQPAGEIVLAHIAPTLTLTVLSLVIGVPLALALGVVAALRRGKLIDIVATALATLGRAMPNFWFGLMLIIIFSVGLHWFPASGYGTWGQLVLPTVALSVMVVADVTRLTRSSMLEAAQEDYVRTAYAKGAGPARATVVHVLRNALIPVVTVVGLKTATLISGSIIIETIFAVPGLGWLLIRSINTFDFTLIQATVILIGILVVITSLIVDVLYTLIDPRSRDVAKS, encoded by the coding sequence ATGAAGATCACTCTTGCCATCCTGACCCGGATCGGACAGACCATCGTGACGGTCTTCCTCCTGGTCACCGTGGTGTTCTTCCTGCTCCGCGTCGTCGGAGATCCCGCCGAGCTGATGGTCGCGCCCGAAGCGAGCAGGGATGACATCGATGCGCTGCGTGCGCGATTCGGTCTCGACCAGCCCATCCTCGTGCAGTACTGGAACTACCTGACCGGTCTGGTGCGATTCGACTTCGGCATGTCGATGACCCAGAACCAGCCCGCCGGTGAGATCGTGCTCGCGCACATCGCCCCGACCCTGACCCTGACCGTCCTCTCCCTGGTGATCGGCGTCCCCCTCGCCCTCGCACTCGGCGTCGTCGCCGCGCTGCGCCGCGGGAAGCTCATCGACATCGTCGCCACCGCGCTGGCCACTCTCGGCCGCGCGATGCCCAACTTCTGGTTCGGCCTCATGCTGATCATCATCTTCAGCGTGGGCCTGCACTGGTTCCCCGCCTCCGGCTATGGAACGTGGGGGCAGCTCGTGCTCCCGACGGTCGCGCTCAGCGTGATGGTGGTCGCCGACGTCACCAGGCTGACGAGATCCTCCATGCTCGAAGCGGCGCAGGAGGACTATGTGCGCACCGCGTACGCGAAGGGGGCGGGGCCGGCTCGGGCGACCGTCGTGCACGTGCTGCGCAACGCCCTCATCCCCGTCGTCACCGTCGTCGGTCTGAAGACGGCCACGCTGATCTCGGGCTCGATCATCATCGAGACGATCTTCGCGGTGCCGGGACTCGGATGGCTGCTCATCCGATCGATCAACACCTTCGACTTCACCCTGATCCAGGCGACGGTGATCCTCATCGGAATCCTGGTCGTGATCACCTCGCTGATCGTCGACGTCCTGTACACACTGATCGACCCGAGGAGCCGTGATGTCGCAAAGAGCTGA
- a CDS encoding ABC transporter substrate-binding protein: protein MKRPGAGRLSALLVVPAVLSLALAACSPPGAGTAAQGGDGGDGPFEVTLLANADPPDFDPHTPGADEKANVVMNVFDTLTVLSPDLQETLPSLATEWAAIDDTTWEFTLRDDVDFSNGEHFDAEAVKFSVERIMDPDAEVARIGYSFPTLESAEVIDETTVRIHTNVPDPIFPERAYALDIVPPEYTSSVSESEFAMNPIGTGAYTLADFVPGQQIVLEANPNYWGEKPEVDRLIIKPVPEASTRTAELETGGADIIKNAPVGQIPELEAADGVHVEALAGRRIAYIGMNLLPGGEEALQDKRVRQALNYAVDVQLILDTVMEGYGDRTATVFRPDFTGFDPDLKPYPHDPEKAKELLAEAGYGDGLSLSIQFSEEIFASAGEVINALAAQLAEVGVDATIEVLDHPSYRSVVIDGQEANEVAPLFAWQWGALEPSADSLINGTLETGGVSAYYSNPELDDLTQQARQEMDITKREDLYKQIQALLKEEAPFIFLYQIPDVYGISDRVQFSPRLDQYVIAKDLKRAE from the coding sequence ATGAAGAGACCTGGCGCTGGGCGGCTGTCCGCTCTGCTGGTCGTACCGGCTGTTCTTTCGCTCGCACTCGCCGCATGCTCGCCTCCCGGTGCGGGGACGGCGGCGCAGGGCGGGGACGGCGGCGACGGACCCTTCGAGGTGACGCTTCTGGCGAACGCCGATCCGCCCGACTTCGACCCCCACACCCCGGGGGCGGACGAGAAGGCGAACGTCGTGATGAACGTCTTCGACACCCTGACCGTTCTCAGTCCGGACCTGCAGGAGACGCTGCCGTCGCTTGCCACCGAATGGGCGGCCATCGACGACACCACCTGGGAGTTCACGCTCCGCGACGACGTGGACTTCAGCAACGGCGAGCACTTCGACGCCGAGGCGGTCAAGTTCTCCGTCGAGCGCATCATGGACCCGGATGCCGAGGTCGCCCGGATCGGCTACTCGTTCCCGACCCTGGAGTCCGCCGAGGTCATCGACGAGACGACGGTGCGCATCCACACCAACGTTCCGGATCCGATCTTCCCGGAGCGGGCCTACGCGCTGGACATCGTCCCGCCGGAGTACACCTCCTCCGTGTCGGAGAGCGAGTTCGCGATGAACCCCATCGGCACCGGTGCGTACACGCTCGCCGACTTCGTCCCCGGTCAGCAGATCGTCCTCGAGGCGAACCCGAACTACTGGGGTGAGAAGCCCGAGGTCGACCGCCTGATCATCAAGCCGGTTCCGGAGGCGTCCACGCGCACGGCCGAGCTGGAGACCGGTGGTGCGGACATCATCAAGAACGCGCCCGTGGGCCAGATCCCCGAGCTCGAGGCCGCCGACGGCGTGCACGTGGAGGCACTGGCCGGCCGCCGGATCGCCTACATCGGCATGAACCTGCTGCCGGGCGGCGAGGAGGCGCTCCAGGACAAGCGCGTCCGTCAGGCGCTGAACTACGCCGTCGACGTCCAGCTCATCCTGGACACCGTCATGGAGGGTTACGGCGACCGCACGGCCACCGTGTTCCGACCCGACTTCACCGGGTTCGACCCCGATCTCAAGCCGTACCCGCACGACCCGGAGAAGGCGAAGGAACTGCTCGCCGAGGCCGGCTACGGCGACGGACTGTCGCTGAGCATCCAGTTCAGCGAGGAGATCTTCGCCAGCGCGGGAGAGGTCATCAACGCCCTGGCCGCCCAGCTCGCCGAGGTCGGCGTGGACGCCACCATCGAGGTCCTCGATCACCCGAGCTACCGCTCGGTCGTCATCGACGGGCAGGAGGCCAACGAGGTCGCGCCGCTGTTCGCCTGGCAGTGGGGCGCGCTCGAGCCCTCCGCCGACTCGCTGATCAACGGAACGCTGGAGACCGGCGGAGTCTCGGCCTACTACAGCAACCCGGAGCTCGATGATCTCACGCAGCAGGCGCGCCAGGAGATGGACATCACCAAGCGTGAGGACCTGTACAAGCAGATCCAGGCGCTGCTGAAGGAGGAGGCGCCGTTCATCTTCCTCTACCAGATCCCCGATGTCTACGGCATCAGCGATCGCGTCCAGTTCTCTCCGCGACTCGACCAGTACGTCATCGCGAAGGATCTGAAGCGCGCGGAGTGA
- a CDS encoding amidohydrolase family protein — protein sequence MIIDFHTHIWNDQMHDIDTFIKGLDEGGIDKACVLPIAPYMSNEDIAKLVEKHPDRLIGFASVVPFSQTTGIPRTDPSEELRHAVEDLGMKGLKIHPLIQGFKIDDPGLVPLMTTAAELDIPVLLHTGPNMGKAGRSANGKVELIEDLALMCPNTTIVAGHADPLDIATPYMAASMPNVYLEPSISWTKRHEILPKLAAQVIEIAGASKVLYGTDYSIGRGQRVTDINDMLDDCHLSAEDRDLIESGNARRLLKI from the coding sequence GTGATCATCGATTTCCACACGCACATCTGGAACGACCAGATGCACGACATCGACACCTTCATCAAAGGCCTCGACGAAGGGGGCATCGACAAGGCCTGCGTGCTCCCGATCGCGCCGTACATGAGCAATGAGGACATCGCGAAGCTCGTCGAGAAGCACCCGGACCGCCTGATCGGCTTCGCCTCGGTCGTGCCGTTCTCGCAGACCACCGGCATCCCGCGCACCGACCCGTCCGAAGAGCTCCGGCACGCCGTCGAGGACCTCGGGATGAAAGGGCTGAAGATCCACCCGCTCATCCAGGGTTTCAAGATCGACGACCCCGGCCTAGTACCCTTGATGACCACAGCCGCCGAACTGGACATCCCCGTCCTGCTGCACACCGGACCGAACATGGGGAAGGCGGGACGAAGCGCCAATGGGAAGGTTGAGTTGATCGAGGATCTCGCCCTGATGTGCCCGAACACGACGATCGTCGCCGGGCACGCCGACCCGTTGGACATCGCCACCCCCTACATGGCCGCCTCCATGCCGAACGTGTACCTCGAGCCGTCGATCTCCTGGACGAAGCGCCACGAGATCCTGCCGAAGCTCGCCGCGCAGGTCATCGAGATCGCCGGAGCGTCGAAGGTGCTCTACGGCACCGACTACAGCATCGGGCGCGGACAGCGCGTCACCGATATCAACGACATGCTCGACGACTGCCACCTGTCCGCCGAGGACCGCGACCTCATCGAGAGCGGCAACGCCCGCAGACTGCTGAAGATATGA
- a CDS encoding GntR family transcriptional regulator, whose product MSEQAPLPDDDETDLPTRVAQWVAAGIIDGRWPTGQRLNEVHIAQELGISRAPVREALRTLGEQGMVTYQARIGCVVNEFSPKTVEDLYAVRAAIERWCVTEGVSRLTDEDIEQMERYLIPMESAWVRRDYPAFYTHAWAMREIIHARSGNEVAVTEIRKLRSRLHQLPLVLHSIPEHSEWVLRRHQDIVTAARARDAEAVADIIVEILTAAGRYVREAYEDRFTGPVENRPRPRPGAAAEDLPKPQVFYGL is encoded by the coding sequence ATGAGCGAACAGGCCCCTCTCCCCGACGACGACGAGACGGACCTCCCCACCCGGGTGGCCCAGTGGGTCGCCGCCGGCATCATCGACGGTCGCTGGCCCACGGGTCAGCGACTCAACGAGGTGCACATCGCACAGGAGCTCGGGATCTCCCGTGCTCCTGTGCGGGAGGCGCTGCGCACCCTCGGCGAGCAGGGGATGGTCACCTATCAGGCCAGGATCGGCTGCGTGGTCAACGAGTTCTCTCCGAAGACGGTCGAGGACCTCTACGCCGTGCGTGCGGCGATCGAGCGCTGGTGCGTCACCGAGGGCGTATCGCGCCTCACGGACGAGGACATCGAGCAGATGGAGCGCTACCTGATCCCGATGGAGTCGGCCTGGGTGCGCCGGGACTACCCCGCCTTCTACACGCATGCCTGGGCGATGCGCGAGATCATCCACGCGCGCAGCGGCAACGAGGTGGCCGTCACCGAGATCCGCAAGCTCCGCTCCCGGCTCCACCAGCTCCCGCTCGTGCTCCACAGCATCCCCGAGCACAGCGAATGGGTCCTGCGCCGTCACCAGGACATCGTGACGGCGGCCCGGGCGAGGGATGCCGAGGCCGTGGCCGACATCATCGTCGAGATCCTCACCGCGGCCGGACGCTATGTCCGCGAAGCATACGAGGACCGGTTCACGGGCCCTGTGGAGAACCGGCCCCGCCCCCGGCCCGGCGCCGCGGCAGAAGACCTGCCGAAGCCGCAGGTCTTCTACGGGCTCTGA